The window CTAATAGTGGTACTAGTTACATATGTATCCTTGGATAGGTTACAATTAATTAGACAGTTTTTTTAAGGTCATGTAAAATGATAAATTATATTAATCTAAAGGAGCTTTAACATGACCCAAACGAAAACTCGTAGACCTCGCCGTACTTATACAGATGAATTTAAAACTCAATTAGTCCAGCTTTATTTAAATGGGAAACGTAAATGTGATATTGTTCGCGAATACGATCTTTCACCCTCTGTACTCGACAAATGGATTAAACAATCGACTTCTACCGGTTCTTTTAAAGAGAAAGACAACCGAACAGACGAAGAAAATGAATTGATTCAACTTCGTAAGAAGATTAAACAACTTGAAATGGAAAATGATATTTTAAAGCAAGCCGCGCTGATCTTAGGACGAAAATAAATGTGATTAAAAACAACACTCACAAATATTCTGTTTCAGCGATGTGCAAAGTCCTTCAGGTGTCTCGTAGTACCTATTATTATGAATCTAAAGCGAACAAAGATGAGTCTCAACTAGTGGCGGATATCGTTGAGATTTTTCGTCGAAGCCGAAATAACTACGGAACGCGAAAAATTAAACACGAATTAAACAAAATGGGACAACAAGTTTCTCGTCGTCGCATCGGTCGTATCATGAAACAAGTTGGTCTAGTATCAAACTATACGGTCGCTCAATTTAAGCCGCATTCAGCAAAATGTAACGAAGCTAGGATCGAAAACATCGTGGATCGTCACTTTGATAAGCAGCCTTATTTAAACGTGGTTGTCAGTGATTTAACATACGTCAGAGTCGGTCATCGCTGGCACTATCTTTGTGTACTTATTGACCTATTTAATCGTGAAATTATCGGTTATAGTTCGGGTCCTAATAAGGATGCAGAATTAGTTAAGAAGGCTTTTTGTACAGTCAAAACTAACCTAAGTCAAATCAAGATCTTCCACACAGATCGGGGAAATGAATTTAAGAATCAAATCATTGATGAGATTTTAGATACGTTTAACATTGAGCGATCACTCAGTATGAAGGGTTGTCCTTATGATAACGCTGTCGCAGAAGCGACTTATAAAGTCATTAAAACCGAATTTGTAAACAATCAAAGGTTTGAAACACAAGAACAATTAGGCTATAAATTTGCCGATTACGTTAACTGGTATAATAACCATCGGATTCACTCTTCACTGGGATACTTATCCCCAGTTGAATATCGTCAAAATACCCTTAAAAAAGTTGTTTAGTTTAGTGTTGACAATCCATTTATTTAAATGGGAAACGTAAATGTGATATTGTTCGCGAATACGATCTTTCACCCTCTGTACTCGACAAATGGATTAAACAATCGACTTCTACTGGTTCTTTTAAAGAGAAAGATAACCGAACAGACGAAGAAAATGAATTGATTCAACTTCGTAAGAAGATTAAACAACTTGAAATGGAAAATGATATTTTATACCCGCAAGGGGTACGCCGAAGCAAGCAGCGCTGATCTTAGGACGAAGATAACTGTGATTAAAAACAATACTCACAAATATTCAGTTTCAGCGATGTGCGAAGTCCTTAACGTGTCTCGTAGTACCTATTATTATGAATCTAAAGCGAAGAAAGATGAGTCTCAACTAGTGGCTGATATCGTTGAGATTTTTCGTCGAAGCCGAAATAACTATAGGGTCCCCGTCCTTTCCGAAGGAAAGGTATCCTCCTTTGATGGGCAGTAGACGCGAAAAATTAAACACGAATTAAACAAAATGGGGCAACAAGTCTCACGTCGTCGCATTGGTCGTATTATGAAACAAGAAGGCCTGGTATCAAACTATACAGTCGCTCAATTTAAGCCACATCCAGCAAAATTTAACCAAGATAAGGTTGAAAATATCGTGAATCGTCACTTTGATAAGCAGCCTTATTTAAACGTGGTTGTCAGTGATTTAACATACGTCAGAGTCGGTCATCGCTGGCACTATCTTTGTGTACTTATTGACCTATTTAATCGTGAAATTATCGGTTATAGTTCCGGTCCCAATAAGGATGCAGAGTTAGTTAAGAAGGCTTTTTGTACAGTCAAAACTAACCTAAGTCAAATCAAGATCTTCCACACAGATCGGGGAAATGAATTTAAGAATCAAATCATTGATGAGATTTTAGATACGTTTAACATTGAGCGATCACTCAGTATGAAGGGTTGTCCTTATGATAACGCTGTCGCAGAAGCGACTTATAAAGTCATTAAAACCGAATTTGTAAACAATCAAAGGTTTGAAACACAAGAACAATTAGGCTATAAATTTGCCGATTACGTTAACTGGTATAATAACCATCGGATTCACTCTTCACTGGGATACTTATCCCCAGTTGAATATCGTCAAAATACCCTTAAAAAAGTTGTTTAGTTTAGTGTTGACAATCCAATTTTAAGTAAATGTTGATAATAAAAATAATAAAGCGGACAGATATACTGTCCACTTTATTTAAGTACCCTAATAAGTTATTTAATCTTTTTAAATTTGTAAAAGAGTTTACCTACTACGTATCCGACAATTCCAGACATCAAATATATCTTACTGTAATGATACATTGTAGAAAATAAATGACGTGTGTCGTGAGTATGTAAAACAATAATAAATAGCATTGTTGCTAAAATAGAAACCCCTAATGATACGAATATATTGATACGATTTAAAGCACTTACGATGGCTTGTATCAGAATCAACAAAGGAAATAACACTACCAATGAAATAACCATAATCCCTTTAACAAAATCTAATGCTCCAGTGGCATTGAGAGAAGTGGAAGAAAGAATTGTTAAGAATATTATGATCATTGTATAAATGGCAGGAAATAAAGTTATAACAATCGTTTTCTTTTTCATAAATCCCTCCTATTGAGTCATAATTTAATTCCATTATACAATTTATACCAAAAAATAACAATTAAATTATAGAGGATATTTTGATAATTAGTTATGCAAATTTTGTGTTAAATATCAACACTTTTTTTAAAACAGTGCCTTTATTAATCAGGAGATCCCGCTACCATGAAGAACTTAAACTTCATAATCCACCATCAATAACAGTAAATGGATAGGCGAATCATGTCAGAAAAGAGTGACATCATTCGCCTGATGGATTAATAAATACTCAATCCTTGTCTATCACCATGACTGAAGGTGGGATGTATTCATCTAGAACTACGGACTTTGGAGATGTTTTTAATTAGTTATTTGATCAAATAGATCATTAATTAGACATTTTTTGTGAAATAGAAAAGGAAATAGGCGTACCTATTTCCTTTTTATTAAAGACGTTTATTTAAAAACGTTTCGAAATCTTTATTATCGTCCGCAGACACAACCAATAATAACTAAAAGAATAAATAATACTAAAATAAAAGCAAAATTATTATTTGAACAACCAAACATATTTACCACCTCATCTAACATCTAGCATCTTGTGCTCAATATATTATATGTTTTAATTTGTAATTGGTGAATTTATAGAATGCTTTGAAAAATGAATTAAATAGAACTTTCAATAGGTGCGAGCTATGCTATCATTTATAAATTAGTGACGAGTAAGAACTTTATGATAGAGAATGATATTAATTGTATGACTGAAGGGGATTATCTAGAAGGCATCTCATATTCTTGATTTAACAGGGGTAAAAATTGATTAAACTCATCTTTTTGCAAACAGGATATAAAACATCAATTTCAATAATCAATGATCTCGCGCTACCAGGCATGACTAAACTTCAATACTCAAAATTAACAACAGAAAACGGATAGGTAAATCAGATTTATCACATCATTCGCCATTTCTTATTGGATTTTTAATACGCAAACTAACATGAACCGTCCATCCTCAAAGTGCCCGACATACTATTGTCTGTTCAAAGTGGAGGCCAGTGGGTTC of the Turicibacter sp. TJ11 genome contains:
- a CDS encoding YjcZ family sporulation protein is translated as MLDEVVNMFGCSNNNFAFILVLFILLVIIGCVCGR
- a CDS encoding IS3 family transposase (programmed frameshift), with the translated sequence MTQTKTRRPRRTYTDEFKTQLVQLYLNGKRKCDIVREYDLSPSVLDKWIKQSTSTGSFKEKDNRTDEENELIQLRKKIKQLEMENDIFKASRADLRTKINVIKNNTHKYSVSAMCKVLQVSRSTYYYESKANKDESQLVADIVEIFRRSRNNYGTRKIKHELNKMGQQVSRRRIGRIMKQVGLVSNYTVAQFKPHSAKCNEARIENIVDRHFDKQPYLNVVVSDLTYVRVGHRWHYLCVLIDLFNREIIGYSSGPNKDAELVKKAFCTVKTNLSQIKIFHTDRGNEFKNQIIDEILDTFNIERSLSMKGCPYDNAVAEATYKVIKTEFVNNQRFETQEQLGYKFADYVNWYNNHRIHSSLGYLSPVEYRQNTLKKVV